A single window of Scomber scombrus chromosome 12, fScoSco1.1, whole genome shotgun sequence DNA harbors:
- the perp gene encoding p53 apoptosis effector related to PMP-22 translates to MFRCGIAYPRCRWIVPLLLLFAIIFDIIAIAAKSGWVEDEDAKTHYANMWQQCRGRNDNWECKTLMDFSWAKAVAALMILGLIILIVAFIISCVALCCTLNLTLLPFIGVLLIVVVIFQIIALIIYPVKFNEEIFEGHYYYTWAYGFGWGATILSIGCAVLFCCLPRYEDELTGLAKTKYIYSSA, encoded by the exons ATGTTTCGCTGTGGGATCGCCTACCCCCGCTGCAGGTGGATCGTGCCCCTCCTGCTGCTCTTCGccattatttttgacattatCGCCATCGCCGCCAAGTCAGGATGGGTCGAGGACGAGGACGCCAAGACTCACTACGCCAATATGTGGCAGCAGTGCCGGGGCAGGAATGACAACTGGGAATGCAAGACGCTAATGGACTTCA GCTGGGCCAAGGCAGTGGCTGCCCTGATGATCCTCGGCCTCATCATTCTTATCGTCGCCTTCATCATCTCATGCGTGGCTCTGTGCTGCACGCTCAACCTCACCCTGCTACCTTTCATTGGGGTGCTGCTGATTGTTGTTG tgatCTTTCAGATCATTGCTCTAATCATCTACCCTGTCAAGTTCAACGAAGAGATCTTCGAGGGTCACTATTACTACACCTGGGCTTACGGCTTTGGCTGGGGCGCCACCATCCTCAGCATCGGCTGTGCTGTCCTCTTCTGCTGCCTGCCACGCTACGAGGATGAACTTACTGGTCTGGCCAAGACCAAATATATCTACTCCTCCGCTTAA